The proteins below come from a single Arthrobacter crystallopoietes genomic window:
- a CDS encoding pyridoxal phosphate-dependent decarboxylase family protein, which yields MTLLPQTEERADFGSRIELALGASNQLFNARNSPRYVADVLQAVNLVATKVSRVDRPFTGIAPAQLAPVVDAVDLEAPLADTAAALEELETLYLRDAVYFHDSQYAAHLNCPVVIPALVGEAVLSAVNSSLDTWDQSAGATLMERRLIDWTAGRLGLGPAADGVFTSGGTQSNLQALLIARNHAVSRLRQDQALAAERLPGLLDRLRIFASGASHFSIEKSASLLGLGYDGVIQVPCDAHQRMDPAALREALAGSRARGEFPLAIVATAGTTDFGSIDPLAALSTLAEEFGAWLHVDAAYGGGLITSLRHRHLLDGIGAADSVTVDYHKTFFQPVSSSAVLVRDGAMLGHVAYYADYLNPQSTAGSVSLNQVDKSIQTTRRFDALKLWLTLRIMGPDGIGALLDESIDLARQAGELLARDPDFELAAPAQLSTLVFRYLPQAPDGLDSVDGTRGLDGETADALNLHIRQAIFASGKAVIAGTKVDGRHYLKFTLLNAETTLEDLQEILALVRSIGAGYLAGERA from the coding sequence ATGACTTTGCTGCCCCAAACGGAAGAGCGGGCCGATTTCGGCTCGCGGATTGAACTGGCTCTCGGTGCCAGTAACCAGCTCTTCAACGCCCGCAATTCCCCGCGCTATGTGGCCGATGTCCTGCAGGCGGTCAATCTCGTCGCCACCAAGGTCTCCCGCGTCGACAGGCCCTTCACCGGAATCGCCCCGGCACAGCTGGCTCCTGTGGTGGACGCCGTTGACCTGGAAGCCCCGTTGGCGGACACTGCCGCTGCGCTGGAGGAGCTCGAAACCCTCTACCTCCGCGACGCCGTCTACTTCCATGACAGCCAGTACGCGGCCCACTTGAACTGCCCGGTGGTCATCCCCGCGCTCGTGGGTGAGGCCGTCCTCTCGGCGGTGAATTCCTCGCTGGACACCTGGGACCAGAGCGCCGGCGCCACACTGATGGAACGCCGGTTGATCGATTGGACTGCCGGCCGGTTGGGTCTGGGGCCGGCGGCGGACGGTGTGTTCACCAGCGGCGGCACGCAGTCCAACCTGCAGGCCCTGCTGATCGCCCGCAACCATGCCGTCAGCCGGCTTCGGCAGGATCAGGCCCTTGCCGCCGAGCGCCTGCCCGGCCTGCTGGACAGGCTGCGGATTTTCGCCTCCGGGGCCAGCCATTTCAGTATCGAAAAGTCCGCCTCGCTCCTGGGTCTAGGGTACGACGGCGTCATTCAGGTTCCGTGCGACGCTCACCAGCGGATGGACCCGGCTGCCCTGCGCGAGGCACTTGCGGGCAGCCGGGCCCGGGGCGAGTTCCCGCTGGCCATCGTCGCAACGGCAGGCACCACCGACTTTGGCAGCATCGATCCGCTCGCCGCCCTGTCAACGCTGGCGGAGGAGTTCGGCGCATGGCTCCACGTCGACGCGGCCTATGGCGGCGGGCTCATCACCTCCCTGCGGCACCGGCACTTGTTGGACGGGATCGGCGCAGCAGACTCGGTCACGGTGGATTACCACAAGACGTTCTTCCAGCCCGTCAGCTCCAGCGCAGTACTGGTACGCGACGGCGCCATGCTGGGGCACGTGGCCTACTACGCGGATTATCTGAACCCGCAGAGCACGGCAGGCAGCGTTTCCCTCAACCAGGTGGACAAGAGCATCCAGACCACCCGCCGCTTCGATGCCCTCAAGCTCTGGTTGACCCTGCGGATCATGGGGCCGGACGGTATCGGCGCCCTGCTGGATGAGTCGATCGATCTGGCCCGGCAGGCCGGCGAACTGCTGGCACGCGACCCGGACTTCGAGCTCGCTGCCCCGGCGCAGCTGAGCACCCTGGTCTTCCGCTACCTGCCGCAGGCTCCGGACGGCTTGGACAGCGTGGACGGCACCCGCGGTCTCGACGGAGAAACGGCAGACGCCCTCAACCTCCACATCCGCCAGGCCATCTTCGCTTCGGGCAAGGCTGTCATCGCCGGGACCAAGGTTGATGGCCGGCACTACCTGAAGTTCACCCTGCTCAACGCGGAGACCACGCTGGAAGACCTGCAGGAGATCCTCGCCCTGGTCCGGAGCATCGGAGCCGGCTACCTGGCGGGAGAGCGTGCATGA